The proteins below are encoded in one region of bacterium:
- a CDS encoding T9SS type A sorting domain-containing protein, giving the protein MKFFIGILLGNIVFLSPIYPLELHNLELLQTITELDSTIVGSSFGCGLSSGDINGDGYSDIFVGGRMYSTIDTNIVIQYYVCGYYGGQSMDSIPDIIFLGPYDPGESFGHDIEIGDYNGDGYDDIAIGGGEVWVYLGGVSPDTICDFKLFGRNEGKLPPQMGDLNNDGYDDIIIGNPSLGPAGGRVDIYFGNSSCDTNQHITLNGEASLGWSLSSGYDVNNDGYEDLLVSDLNYGSMRGKAYIYYGGNSMDTIPDVEMLGNGGDFGEDVALLPDLNSDGFDDACIGIPFAYDTVLAYWGGNPMNNKKDIIFAGDAFPYPLGTYYGYTIAGIENVLSSGEKALVIGSCHYPAGCYNAKGKIYVYLGGISVDTITEAYAIGTDSLQQIGWTVANAGDVNGDGANEIMFSNYANDIYYKPNKVWVCKYTGPGIEEKSKSQILNPKLQISRNPFVQSTVINYQLPTKSKVSLRIYDATGRTIKTLVNEEKEAGSYNLILNAKGLSTGVYFMKFTAGTHKETQKLILIK; this is encoded by the coding sequence ATGAAATTTTTTATAGGTATTTTATTAGGAAATATTGTTTTTTTATCCCCCATATATCCTTTGGAACTGCACAATCTGGAACTGCTGCAGACAATAACAGAATTGGATTCCACTATAGTAGGCAGTAGTTTTGGATGTGGACTTTCTTCCGGAGATATAAATGGAGATGGATACAGTGATATTTTTGTAGGGGGAAGAATGTATAGTACCATAGACACAAATATTGTTATCCAATATTATGTATGCGGTTATTATGGGGGACAGTCTATGGATTCAATCCCGGATATAATTTTCTTAGGCCCATATGATCCCGGAGAGTCCTTTGGACATGATATAGAGATAGGAGATTATAATGGGGATGGGTATGATGACATAGCAATAGGGGGAGGAGAAGTTTGGGTATACTTAGGTGGAGTTTCTCCCGATACAATATGTGATTTCAAACTATTCGGACGCAATGAAGGGAAATTACCGCCACAAATGGGAGATTTGAATAATGATGGGTATGATGACATAATAATTGGAAATCCAAGTTTAGGCCCGGCAGGAGGAAGAGTAGATATATATTTCGGCAATTCTTCCTGTGATACAAACCAGCATATCACTTTAAATGGAGAAGCTAGTTTGGGGTGGTCTTTATCAAGTGGATACGATGTAAATAATGATGGGTATGAAGATTTATTAGTATCCGATTTAAATTATGGTAGTATGAGAGGAAAGGCATACATTTATTATGGTGGCAATTCTATGGATACTATTCCCGATGTTGAAATGTTAGGAAACGGAGGAGATTTTGGAGAAGATGTCGCATTATTACCTGATTTAAATAGCGATGGATTTGATGATGCTTGTATCGGAATTCCTTTTGCATACGATACAGTTCTTGCATATTGGGGTGGGAATCCAATGAATAACAAAAAAGATATAATTTTTGCAGGGGATGCATTCCCTTATCCCTTAGGAACTTATTATGGATATACCATTGCGGGTATAGAAAATGTTCTTTCATCTGGAGAAAAAGCTTTAGTTATCGGAAGTTGTCATTATCCTGCTGGTTGTTATAATGCAAAAGGCAAAATTTATGTATATTTAGGAGGAATTTCCGTTGATACTATAACAGAAGCTTATGCAATAGGGACAGATAGTTTACAACAAATAGGCTGGACTGTCGCAAATGCAGGGGATGTAAATGGAGATGGCGCAAATGAGATTATGTTTTCAAACTATGCAAATGATATTTATTATAAACCAAATAAAGTCTGGGTTTGCAAATACACAGGGCCGGGAATAGAGGAGAAATCAAAATCTCAAATCCTAAATCCTAAATTACAAATTTCCCGCAACCCATTTGTACAATCAACCGTTATAAATTATCAATTGCCGACAAAAAGCAAAGTCTCTTTAAGAATCTACGATGCAACTGGCAGAACAATTAAAACTCTTGTCAACGAAGAAAAGGAAGCTGGCAGTTATAATCTAATTCTAAATGCAAAAGGCTTATCCACAGGCGTTTATTTTATGAAATTTACTGCAGGCACTCATAAAGAAACCCAAAAGCTAATTTTGATAAAATAA
- a CDS encoding FG-GAP-like repeat-containing protein produces the protein MRLLKQVVVIVGMLGFMVGDSFGVWPFNAAGNTFLCSPAVSDLTNVGPGSEIVIGNSNSFIYCLSSTGTLLYAFGEPNGNEPLHPVIADINNDNVPEVLFNSSGNTTNAGIYCLDNTLAQLGNSIPTGQNYARGGLTVAYVSNGDIFPKVLAGGNNGLHCASWDGTNSLQQDWVFPTTTHATSPAVADIDEDGDMEIIFGSGRTVYCLNGSGGQKHTWMAVLPTPMMGAVAIADVDGDLKPEILVSDGVHGGDENVLYCLEWNTGLSSLRERWRFIHTPSGTNSAETMSMVAIADLNEADDQSKPEIVVFSNTSFDNMEDMLFVLRDNGPSVQPTIYRQVNVIDGTTGSAPAPVICDIDKDGIKEIIWEGTNALYAYDVIRGGTGGMDIIDNTFTSRTGWEHPAVADINNDGHAEIVAISNNTGVDILTSSSWASCRDQFSCYSYHISNINNDLGVPKLEPKSWEYHNTWLTQVSFDTLSRYGWFDQQAPINTNQIVRSVNGHWAVGDNGLVLGRNTDFSWSDKSSSLSSAGINPADWDFQGVCEIPNSPNNTIFIVGVNKQVSVNEAYGAISSQPRGIILRSLNGGSSWDCINSTSLVSSSIPYNLTFFCVDFADVNNGYIGASEGYVLKTNNGSNLGGATWAAVQQPVPYAINGDIKTLSDCVRSIWVDKANYQYVWVTMDNQGRDETMTTKNTGIARTTDGGATWNRMDATNAWTLFENEEPSHPDGWSVADWDFGNGTPVEWYDVRHANFGISGKENDPATSWIGISTGSVGKYSSPSWAKENIDEIISGRAMFPTWIMNVWHENLGIEGRRFYVGTSDVIYNAEGPTREYFLKNDDLYSIYCKGNIGWMSWAGGRHPVPAGSYETGTLLGRYYAPSLGKVFVFSDDQKVRISWITEKESWLDISSGASDIIDHYEVWRSVCEEGPYHCLTNNITPSNAEPNYNYYTYLDDKVIWDTPYYYKIKIVWKDNSVSLLRRPVLETRAFKATPYNLPWVSVPAPNVPMFLVALGEHGEESKDVLTWQTTASMKYWIYRSEISQNGPFEYIDELSGTGGSVYYKDKTGEIGRTYFYRIRAVDDNNPSDLCDDMPSDFSNYNTTLAVNNAIPPRVTNLKGQSQTLTSPNQKIYRLVWDPIPFTGASSSAYEPYLGGYWVCPIGRMVGQKATANYYLQSFAPIQRTWYEYLEKNPFHQDITFFVCAMHRSGQMGPWSLKKTVSKYKKLYYADCTNGSDMNPGTEGQPFATIQKAASVLKADEAVAVREGVYHETITPYNSGYPDSGIIAYIAVPGERVVITGDNSRDYGFNVNGKSYISICGFEIKDCNEAGILYSNAPHGELWGNTIHHNETGIKAENSSLMGRENTIIANDIGVSTNSAIGFNFGNINCQSAEYTPGNNSIYSNATWNFLNQAGDNILTQNNYWGINDSATIASTVSGPITFMPIKTILPLDWKVQVKATASFGNDTSNYAGVIGEASDSCDEGYDIPKYSIPPSNYVYLYFPHSEWNHPLGDKFCQDVRKTLDLTDSTMVWNFEVNTDKSNENITLNILPSDVPSGYGIYLLDLGNGATQNLRTNPNYVYNSGAGGVRHFQLSVGLGGTNHGGADWVWTTDSTRLVSGRHYNIGLFKINSGATMNSVAFNGTDSTTGIIDVEAQTMQLLGTLSSTGKGNPKASGPGKGSNGTNGAGAGGGACCGQGGLGETEISGGVAYSDTLSPMSYLGCGGGNGSSYSAWGGAGGGRIKLSTATLTLSGKIESNGTDGEAGGSSYAGGGGGAGSIYIICDSISGSGIAETNGGDGAYRSTAQGGGGGAGYLRINYRNSSFSGKLLANGGVGAGSIYPDRAQDGQSGIIKVVQSNGSVELLVSPVNTIIGSHDRLSFVNGANFSNVKFQLDSGDSLLGNASITANEITVSSGAVISADKKGYLTSNGTGKGTNGVNGAGAGGAGYGNTGGNGESGISGGVAYGEADSLNPTSLGSGGGFGDNYTVAPGGSGGGRLKLSANVITIDGIVSANGEAGYKYSSGYAGGAGSGGSIFISCDSLKGEGNIEANGNDGANNTQADGGGSAGGRIALIRNVETFTGNVLVTHGVGPDNATDGGDGKICRGELGSGGPQGTISKPLVFKLYQNYPNPFRNKTTIQYSLPKTSKVSLKLYDLTGRCVKTLVEGERLPGYYKETLESKNYPTGIYFAKFNAGEYKETKKLILMK, from the coding sequence ATGAGATTATTGAAGCAAGTAGTTGTAATAGTGGGAATGTTGGGGTTTATGGTTGGAGATAGTTTTGGAGTATGGCCATTTAATGCGGCGGGAAACACTTTTCTTTGTTCGCCAGCAGTGAGTGATTTAACAAACGTAGGACCTGGTTCAGAAATCGTTATAGGTAATTCAAATTCTTTTATTTATTGTCTTAGTAGTACAGGTACATTACTGTATGCATTCGGGGAACCTAATGGCAATGAGCCTCTTCATCCAGTAATAGCAGATATAAACAATGATAATGTTCCGGAAGTTTTATTTAACAGTTCTGGCAATACTACTAACGCAGGAATTTATTGTCTAGATAATACTTTAGCACAATTAGGGAATTCAATCCCGACTGGACAAAATTATGCACGGGGGGGATTAACGGTTGCTTATGTAAGTAACGGCGATATTTTCCCAAAAGTTTTAGCAGGAGGAAATAATGGGTTGCATTGTGCTTCTTGGGATGGCACTAACAGCTTGCAACAAGATTGGGTATTTCCAACTACCACACATGCAACATCTCCTGCAGTTGCAGATATTGATGAAGATGGAGACATGGAAATAATATTTGGGAGTGGTCGTACGGTATATTGTCTCAATGGTTCTGGAGGTCAGAAACATACGTGGATGGCAGTTTTACCGACTCCTATGATGGGAGCTGTAGCAATAGCTGACGTTGATGGTGACTTAAAACCTGAAATTTTAGTGTCAGATGGTGTACATGGTGGAGATGAAAATGTATTATATTGTCTTGAATGGAATACAGGACTATCAAGCTTACGAGAAAGATGGAGGTTTATACATACCCCCTCAGGCACAAATTCTGCGGAAACCATGTCTATGGTGGCTATTGCCGACTTAAATGAAGCAGATGATCAAAGTAAACCTGAAATTGTAGTATTTTCAAATACAAGTTTTGATAATATGGAAGATATGCTCTTTGTTCTTCGGGATAACGGACCTTCTGTTCAACCAACTATATATCGTCAAGTAAATGTAATTGATGGAACGACTGGTTCGGCCCCTGCTCCTGTTATTTGCGATATTGATAAAGATGGCATAAAGGAGATAATATGGGAAGGGACTAATGCTTTATATGCCTATGATGTTATAAGGGGAGGCACTGGGGGGATGGATATCATTGATAATACTTTCACATCTCGAACTGGATGGGAACATCCTGCTGTAGCTGATATAAATAATGATGGACATGCAGAGATAGTGGCAATTTCTAACAATACAGGAGTTGATATACTAACTTCGTCAAGTTGGGCATCTTGTAGAGATCAATTCTCCTGCTATAGTTACCACATATCCAATATTAATAATGACCTTGGTGTACCAAAACTTGAGCCTAAATCATGGGAATATCACAATACCTGGCTTACGCAAGTTTCATTTGATACTTTATCCAGATATGGTTGGTTTGACCAACAGGCACCTATTAATACGAACCAAATTGTAAGGTCTGTTAATGGACACTGGGCAGTAGGAGATAACGGATTGGTGCTTGGAAGGAATACGGATTTTTCATGGTCTGACAAATCATCCTCTTTAAGTTCTGCTGGTATCAATCCAGCTGATTGGGATTTCCAAGGAGTGTGTGAAATACCTAATTCTCCAAATAACACCATATTTATCGTCGGAGTAAATAAACAAGTAAGTGTGAATGAAGCGTATGGAGCTATTTCTTCCCAACCTAGAGGAATTATATTGCGAAGTTTGAATGGTGGCTCCTCATGGGATTGTATAAACTCAACATCCCTTGTGTCTTCATCGATTCCATACAATCTTACATTTTTCTGTGTAGATTTCGCAGATGTAAATAATGGATATATAGGGGCTTCTGAAGGGTATGTTTTAAAAACAAACAACGGAAGTAATTTAGGAGGAGCTACGTGGGCAGCAGTACAACAACCTGTCCCTTATGCAATAAATGGGGATATAAAAACCCTTTCCGACTGTGTCAGAAGCATATGGGTTGACAAAGCTAATTATCAGTATGTTTGGGTAACTATGGACAATCAAGGAAGAGATGAGACAATGACAACGAAAAATACCGGCATTGCCCGAACAACAGATGGAGGAGCGACTTGGAATAGAATGGATGCAACAAATGCATGGACACTTTTTGAGAATGAAGAGCCTTCTCATCCGGATGGATGGAGTGTCGCTGACTGGGATTTTGGGAACGGAACTCCTGTAGAATGGTATGATGTAAGGCATGCAAACTTCGGAATTTCAGGGAAAGAAAATGACCCTGCTACTTCTTGGATAGGAATATCTACGGGAAGCGTAGGAAAATACAGTTCTCCATCATGGGCTAAAGAAAATATAGATGAAATTATTTCAGGAAGAGCAATGTTCCCGACATGGATTATGAATGTTTGGCATGAAAATCTGGGGATAGAGGGAAGACGATTTTATGTCGGAACATCCGATGTTATTTATAATGCTGAAGGTCCAACTCGGGAATATTTTCTGAAGAATGATGACCTTTATAGCATATATTGTAAAGGAAATATAGGTTGGATGTCCTGGGCTGGAGGGAGACACCCGGTTCCTGCCGGATCTTACGAGACAGGAACACTTCTTGGTAGATACTACGCTCCTTCCTTAGGAAAGGTCTTTGTTTTCAGTGACGATCAAAAAGTCAGAATAAGTTGGATTACTGAAAAAGAATCTTGGTTGGATATAAGTAGTGGTGCAAGTGATATTATAGACCATTATGAAGTGTGGCGCAGCGTATGCGAAGAAGGCCCTTACCATTGTTTAACAAATAATATCACTCCATCAAATGCTGAACCTAACTATAATTATTATACCTATTTGGACGATAAGGTAATTTGGGATACACCTTACTACTATAAAATTAAAATCGTTTGGAAAGACAACTCAGTATCACTATTAAGAAGGCCAGTACTTGAAACGCGTGCGTTTAAAGCTACTCCCTATAATCTTCCCTGGGTATCTGTTCCTGCCCCAAACGTACCGATGTTTTTAGTTGCATTAGGTGAGCATGGGGAAGAAAGTAAAGATGTTTTAACATGGCAAACTACAGCAAGCATGAAATATTGGATTTATCGTTCAGAGATAAGTCAAAATGGCCCATTTGAATATATTGATGAACTCTCTGGGACAGGAGGATCGGTATATTATAAAGATAAGACAGGTGAAATTGGAAGGACTTATTTTTATAGAATTCGTGCGGTTGACGATAATAATCCTTCTGATCTCTGTGACGATATGCCTTCGGATTTTTCCAATTATAACACAACTCTAGCTGTAAATAATGCCATTCCTCCTCGAGTAACAAACCTTAAAGGGCAATCCCAAACTCTTACATCTCCGAATCAAAAAATTTACCGTCTTGTATGGGATCCGATACCATTCACTGGGGCAAGTTCTTCTGCTTACGAACCCTATCTTGGTGGCTATTGGGTTTGTCCTATAGGAAGAATGGTGGGACAAAAAGCAACTGCAAATTATTATCTTCAATCATTCGCTCCAATTCAAAGGACATGGTATGAATATTTAGAAAAAAATCCTTTCCATCAGGACATTACTTTCTTTGTCTGTGCAATGCATAGGTCAGGACAAATGGGACCATGGAGTCTTAAAAAAACTGTTTCTAAATATAAAAAGTTGTATTATGCAGATTGTACAAATGGCAGTGATATGAACCCAGGCACTGAGGGACAACCTTTTGCAACTATTCAAAAAGCTGCTAGTGTATTAAAAGCCGACGAAGCAGTTGCCGTCAGAGAAGGCGTATACCACGAAACAATAACACCTTATAATTCAGGTTATCCTGATAGTGGTATTATTGCATATATTGCAGTTCCGGGAGAAAGAGTAGTAATTACTGGTGACAATTCTCGAGACTATGGATTTAATGTAAATGGAAAATCTTATATTTCTATCTGTGGTTTTGAAATAAAAGACTGTAATGAAGCAGGGATATTGTACTCAAATGCTCCTCATGGAGAATTATGGGGAAACACAATACATCACAATGAAACAGGTATAAAAGCAGAAAATTCTTCCCTAATGGGAAGAGAGAATACAATAATAGCTAATGACATCGGGGTATCCACTAATTCAGCTATAGGGTTCAACTTTGGGAACATAAATTGTCAAAGCGCAGAGTATACTCCGGGAAATAATAGCATCTATAGCAACGCAACATGGAACTTTTTAAATCAAGCTGGAGACAATATATTAACTCAAAATAACTACTGGGGAATTAATGACTCGGCTACTATAGCAAGTACTGTTTCAGGTCCTATTACTTTTATGCCGATAAAAACTATTCTACCTCTTGATTGGAAAGTGCAAGTCAAAGCCACGGCAAGTTTCGGTAATGATACTTCTAATTATGCAGGCGTAATTGGAGAAGCTTCCGACAGCTGTGATGAAGGATATGATATTCCAAAATATTCCATTCCACCTTCTAATTATGTATATCTTTATTTCCCGCATTCCGAATGGAATCATCCATTGGGAGATAAATTCTGTCAGGATGTCAGGAAAACACTTGACCTTACGGATTCCACAATGGTATGGAATTTTGAAGTCAATACGGATAAATCAAACGAAAATATAACACTTAACATTTTACCGTCCGATGTGCCTTCGGGATACGGCATATATTTGCTTGATCTTGGAAATGGGGCTACACAGAACTTACGTACTAATCCGAACTATGTTTATAACTCCGGAGCAGGCGGAGTGCGTCACTTCCAGTTAAGTGTAGGACTTGGCGGAACGAATCATGGCGGAGCTGACTGGGTTTGGACGACCGACAGCACAAGACTCGTTTCAGGCAGACATTACAATATCGGTTTATTTAAGATAAATTCAGGTGCTACGATGAATAGTGTTGCATTCAATGGCACTGACTCTACTACCGGTATCATAGACGTAGAAGCTCAAACAATGCAACTATTAGGCACTTTAAGCTCTACAGGCAAAGGGAATCCAAAAGCCAGCGGACCGGGAAAAGGCTCAAATGGTACAAATGGCGCGGGAGCAGGCGGTGGAGCATGCTGTGGGCAAGGCGGTTTAGGAGAAACGGAAATATCGGGTGGAGTTGCTTATTCAGATACTCTTTCTCCAATGTCTTACCTTGGCTGTGGTGGTGGAAATGGCAGCTCTTATTCGGCTTGGGGTGGAGCAGGTGGAGGAAGAATTAAACTCTCAACAGCCACATTAACACTTTCAGGAAAAATAGAATCGAATGGAACAGACGGAGAAGCAGGTGGCTCATCTTATGCCGGTGGTGGCGGTGGAGCAGGGTCAATTTATATAATCTGTGATTCTATTTCTGGAAGCGGAATCGCGGAAACAAATGGAGGAGATGGCGCATATAGAAGCACAGCCCAAGGTGGCGGTGGTGGCGCAGGTTATTTAAGAATTAATTACAGAAATTCATCTTTTAGCGGAAAGTTATTAGCAAACGGAGGAGTTGGAGCAGGATCAATATATCCTGATAGAGCACAAGATGGACAGAGCGGGATAATAAAAGTAGTTCAATCCAATGGAAGCGTGGAATTGCTTGTTTCTCCGGTTAATACGATAATAGGTTCACATGACAGGCTTTCATTTGTTAATGGAGCGAATTTCAGTAATGTGAAATTCCAGCTTGATTCCGGAGATTCCCTATTAGGCAATGCTTCTATTACGGCAAATGAGATAACTGTCAGTTCAGGAGCAGTAATAAGTGCAGATAAAAAAGGTTACTTAACATCAAACGGAACCGGCAAGGGCACAAACGGCGTAAATGGAGCGGGTGCCGGCGGAGCTGGGTATGGAAATACAGGTGGAAACGGAGAAAGCGGAATATCAGGTGGAGTTGCTTATGGTGAAGCAGATTCTCTTAATCCTACATCTCTTGGTTCAGGCGGAGGCTTTGGGGATAACTATACAGTAGCCCCGGGAGGTTCCGGTGGAGGAAGATTAAAACTTTCAGCAAATGTGATAACGATTGATGGAATAGTTTCAGCAAATGGAGAAGCTGGATATAAATATTCAAGCGGGTATGCAGGTGGTGCTGGAAGCGGTGGCTCAATTTTTATAAGCTGTGATTCATTAAAAGGAGAAGGAAACATAGAGGCAAATGGAAATGACGGAGCAAATAATACACAGGCAGACGGTGGTGGCTCGGCTGGTGGAAGAATTGCGCTTATAAGAAATGTAGAGACTTTTACGGGAAATGTTTTGGTAACTCATGGGGTAGGCCCCGATAATGCTACAGATGGTGGAGATGGAAAGATTTGCAGAGGCGAACTTGGAAGCGGCGGACCACAAGGAACTATCTCTAAACCGCTTGTTTTCAAACTCTATCAGAATTATCCAAATCCATTTAGGAACAAAACGACGATTCAATATTCACTACCGAAAACAAGCAAAGTATCTTTGAAACTCTACGACCTTACAGGACGATGCGTAAAAACTCTTGTAGAAGGAGAAAGATTGCCCGGCTATTACAAAGAAACGCTTGAATCAAAGAACTATCCAACGGGTATTTACTTTGCGAAATTCAATGCTGGTGAATACAAAGAGACAAAGAAATTGATTTTGATGAAGTAG
- a CDS encoding T9SS type A sorting domain-containing protein produces MKKIFSITVITQFIISLPVIASTNADMAISTNTVWNKAGSPYIITENVLVDTSATLTIEPGVEVKLNSGKCILVKGVLNAIGTPSDSIIISAQNTTQRWQRLWFQSTSRCSLKYCRIEYAGSSAIYNEGSNSLYIGYNTISNNSASYGGGIYNYSGRATITNNTISNNSASYGYGAGSGVCNYGKATITNNIISNNSTTCYGGGIFNYDSAIINNNTISNNLANYYGGGIFNSGTATITNNTISNNSASSGYGGGGGVCNFGTATIINNTLSNNSAYYGGGSVYNYGKKATIKYNAIIDITTSAIYNNGGILFVRTNNISSTGYAVYNNDTLNIDAKYNYWNTTSSSIIDTKIYDYYDSNFYGIAFYRPFLSAPFSDTIAPPAPINLTANKLGSDSTFEINWINPTDPSGISEYYYKIGSAKVGSAPTSDFDTTSAFHYPPDTITLAANESLFVWLVDSSGNVNYKNRASLRLVEIEETTHNSKFTTQISITPNPSMEDVVIKYGLPEKLNVALSLYNISGRLVKTFYSGSQEKGYHTVNIREDEVAKGVYFLKFQADNYTETKKLVLMK; encoded by the coding sequence ATGAAAAAAATTTTTAGCATAACTGTAATAACCCAATTTATTATATCTTTGCCTGTAATCGCAAGCACAAATGCAGACATGGCTATCAGCACAAATACAGTATGGAATAAGGCAGGTAGTCCGTATATTATTACGGAAAATGTTCTAGTAGATACTTCCGCAACACTTACTATTGAGCCAGGAGTTGAAGTAAAACTTAATAGTGGAAAGTGCATACTGGTAAAAGGAGTTTTGAATGCAATCGGTACACCAAGTGATTCGATTATAATATCCGCACAAAACACCACACAGCGATGGCAGAGACTATGGTTTCAATCAACTTCAAGATGTAGTTTGAAATACTGCAGAATTGAGTATGCCGGTAGTTCAGCTATATACAATGAAGGTAGTAATTCGCTCTACATTGGATATAATACAATATCTAATAATTCGGCTTCTTATGGTGGGGGAATCTATAATTATTCTGGCAGAGCTACAATAACTAACAACACAATATCTAACAACTCAGCTTCTTATGGCTATGGAGCTGGTAGTGGCGTCTGTAATTATGGCAAAGCTACAATAACGAACAACATAATATCTAATAACTCAACTACTTGTTATGGTGGCGGTATCTTTAATTATGACTCGGCAATAATAAACAACAACACAATATCTAACAACTTAGCTAATTATTATGGTGGGGGTATCTTTAATTCTGGGACAGCTACAATAACAAATAACACAATATCTAACAACTCCGCTTCTTCTGGTTATGGTGGTGGTGGCGGTGTCTGTAATTTTGGTACAGCTACAATAATTAACAACACACTATCTAATAACTCGGCTTATTATGGCGGGGGGAGTGTATATAATTATGGCAAAAAAGCCACAATTAAATATAACGCTATAATAGATATTACTACTTCTGCAATCTACAATAACGGGGGGATTCTTTTCGTTCGTACAAACAATATTTCTTCTACTGGCTACGCTGTATATAACAATGACACTCTGAATATTGATGCAAAATATAATTACTGGAACACTACAAGTTCAAGTATAATTGATACAAAAATTTATGATTATTATGATTCTAATTTTTATGGTATAGCTTTTTATCGTCCATTCCTTTCTGCTCCGTTCAGCGATACGATTGCCCCTCCGGCACCAATCAACCTCACTGCTAATAAATTAGGCAGTGATTCTACTTTTGAAATCAACTGGATTAACCCTACTGACCCAAGTGGTATTTCAGAATATTACTATAAGATCGGTTCCGCCAAGGTAGGTTCTGCACCGACTTCTGACTTTGATACCACCAGCGCATTCCATTACCCGCCGGATACAATTACTCTGGCGGCAAACGAGTCTTTGTTTGTCTGGTTAGTGGATAGTAGCGGAAATGTAAATTACAAAAATAGGGCATCTTTACGCCTTGTAGAAATAGAAGAAACAACTCACAATTCAAAATTCACAACTCAAATTTCAATAACCCCAAACCCTTCTATGGAAGATGTTGTGATTAAGTATGGCTTACCTGAAAAATTAAATGTAGCTTTAAGTCTTTACAATATATCAGGCAGGTTGGTTAAAACTTTTTACTCCGGCAGTCAAGAAAAAGGCTACCACACAGTTAATATAAGAGAGGATGAAGTTGCCAAAGGAGTTTATTTCCTGAAATTCCAAGCAGATAATTATACAGAAACGAAAAAATTAGTGCTAATGAAATAA
- a CDS encoding FlgD immunoglobulin-like domain containing protein yields MKCFALAVLFGATQVFGAQYVLVKSAFSVTGGKSSSANYSMKDAAGQSVIGQSRAANRIEQAGFYTCLTRPKVGVSDNPLIPKVFSMAHPWPNPITNSSVTIRYGIPKTSNVSIKVYNLAGSVVQTLVSGEQIPGMYNMLWDGTNKQGEKVAQGIYFVRMSASEFRATKKMILMK; encoded by the coding sequence ATGAAGTGTTTCGCTCTCGCAGTGCTTTTTGGGGCTACTCAGGTTTTTGGAGCCCAATATGTGCTTGTGAAATCCGCATTCTCAGTTACGGGTGGAAAGTCAAGTTCGGCTAACTACTCTATGAAAGATGCGGCAGGCCAATCCGTTATCGGGCAGTCCCGGGCAGCTAACCGTATTGAGCAGGCGGGGTTTTATACCTGTCTAACGCGTCCAAAGGTGGGCGTATCGGATAACCCGCTTATTCCGAAGGTATTCAGTATGGCTCATCCGTGGCCAAATCCGATTACAAATAGCAGTGTGACGATTAGATACGGGATTCCGAAAACAAGTAATGTCAGCATAAAGGTTTACAATCTTGCAGGCAGTGTTGTGCAAACACTGGTTTCCGGGGAACAAATACCGGGAATGTATAATATGTTATGGGACGGGACTAACAAGCAGGGAGAAAAAGTAGCGCAGGGAATTTATTTTGTACGTATGTCTGCTTCTGAATTCAGAGCAACGAAAAAAATGATATTAATGAAGTAA